The Achromobacter deleyi region CTTGATCATGATAGGCAGCGCGTCGATCTCGGCCTTGCTGCCTTCCAGGAAGGCGATCTGCACCAGCCGTCCATTGAGCGCCAGCAGCCGCAGGTTCTTGTTGATGTAGGTGCCGCCCACCATGTCCAGGATCACGTCGACCCCGGCTCCCCCGGTGGCTGCGCGCAGCTCGGATTCAAAATCCTTGTCGCGGTACAGCACGGCGTGGTGTGCGCCGGCCTTCAGGCAGGCATCCGCCTTCTGCTGGTTGCCCACGGTGGTCCAGACTTCGGCGCCGAAGGCGTTCGCCAGCTGGATGGCGGTCAGGCCGATGCCGCTGGAGCCGCCGTGGACGAGGAATTTCTCGCCGGCGGACAGGCGGGCACGGTCGAATACGTTGGTCCAGACGGTGAAGTAGTTCTCGGGAATCGCGGCGGCGGACAGCAGGTCCAGGCCGCGCGGCACCGGCAGGCAGTGGCGTTCGTCGGCCAGGCAGTACTGCGCATAGCCGCCGCCGGGCGTCAGTGCGCAGACCTGGTCGCCGACCTTCCAGGCATGGACCTCGGGGCCGACGGCCACGATGGTGCCCGATACTTCCAGGCCCAGGTAGGGCGAGGCTCCCGGAGGCGGCGGGTAGGAGCCCGAGCGTTGCAGCACGTCGGGGCGGTTGACGCCGGCGTAGGCCACTTCGATCAGCACCTGCCGGCCGACGGGCGATTCCATGTCGCGTTCCACGACGCGCATGCAGTCGGGCGTGCCGCCCTTGCCATGATCGATGAATGTGCAGCGTAAAGACATAAAACGAGGGTCCTTGGATTCAATGGCCCAGATAGGCCTTCTTGACATGGGGGTCGCTGAGCAGCTCGGCGCCCGTGCCGGTGCGCACGATGGCGCCGTTCTCCAGCACATAGCCTCGATCCGCCAGCCGCAGGGTGCGGAAGACGTTCTGCTCCACCAGCAGCACGGTCACGCCGTGCGAGGTGACGTCGCGGATGATGTCGAACATCTGCTGCACCAGCAGCGGAGACAGGCCCAGCGACGGCTCGTCGAACACCAGCAGCTTGGGGTCGGCCATCATGCCGCGCGCGATGGCCACCATCTGCTGTTCGCCGCCCGACAGCGAGCCGGCGTACTGGCTCAGGCGTTCCTTCACGCGCGGGAATATGCGCAGGACTTCTTCCAGCTTGCGCTGCACGATGGGGCGCGCCGCGCGCTTGTACGATCCCATCAGCAGGTTGTCGCGCACCGTGAAGTGCGGAAACAGCTGGCGGCCTTCGGGGATCA contains the following coding sequences:
- a CDS encoding NAD(P)H-quinone oxidoreductase, producing MSLRCTFIDHGKGGTPDCMRVVERDMESPVGRQVLIEVAYAGVNRPDVLQRSGSYPPPPGASPYLGLEVSGTIVAVGPEVHAWKVGDQVCALTPGGGYAQYCLADERHCLPVPRGLDLLSAAAIPENYFTVWTNVFDRARLSAGEKFLVHGGSSGIGLTAIQLANAFGAEVWTTVGNQQKADACLKAGAHHAVLYRDKDFESELRAATGGAGVDVILDMVGGTYINKNLRLLALNGRLVQIAFLEGSKAEIDALPIMIKRLQFTGSTLRPRSDDDKGAIAQSLAAKVVPLMEKGQCLPLIHEVFPLAEAARAHALMESSKHIGKIMLKVRQ
- a CDS encoding ABC transporter ATP-binding protein yields the protein MLKVSNLSSGYGKSQVLNGLNFEVRAGEIVTLIGANGAGKTTTLKTLCGVINATQGKVEFEGQDLTNHHPYDIVDAGITMIPEGRQLFPHFTVRDNLLMGSYKRAARPIVQRKLEEVLRIFPRVKERLSQYAGSLSGGEQQMVAIARGMMADPKLLVFDEPSLGLSPLLVQQMFDIIRDVTSHGVTVLLVEQNVFRTLRLADRGYVLENGAIVRTGTGAELLSDPHVKKAYLGH